A single genomic interval of Rhodopseudomonas palustris harbors:
- a CDS encoding biotin transporter BioY, with amino-acid sequence MGGHTALAAALWPRRTDGFSAWLRMAVLIAFGSVLLALSAKVNLPLPLVPMTLQTLMVVLIGAAYGARLGAATVLAYLAEGAAGWPVFAGPVGGLAPLLGPTAGYLAGFVVAAVLVGWCAERGFDRSVAKLFAAMLAGHLAILTLGFAWLAFGLHLGLAKAWWVGVVPFLAGSLVKSALGAALLPAVRRIVDRQR; translated from the coding sequence ATGGGCGGCCACACCGCGCTCGCAGCCGCTTTGTGGCCGCGGCGCACGGACGGATTCTCTGCCTGGTTGCGGATGGCGGTTTTGATCGCCTTCGGCTCGGTGCTGCTGGCGCTGTCCGCCAAGGTCAACTTGCCGCTGCCGCTGGTTCCAATGACGCTGCAGACGCTGATGGTGGTGCTGATCGGCGCCGCCTACGGCGCGCGGCTCGGTGCCGCGACCGTGCTCGCCTATCTGGCCGAAGGCGCCGCCGGATGGCCGGTGTTTGCCGGGCCGGTCGGCGGGCTGGCGCCGCTGCTCGGCCCGACCGCCGGCTATCTGGCCGGCTTCGTGGTCGCCGCCGTCCTGGTCGGCTGGTGCGCCGAACGCGGCTTCGACCGCTCGGTGGCGAAGCTGTTCGCCGCAATGCTCGCCGGTCACCTCGCCATTCTGACGCTCGGCTTCGCCTGGCTCGCCTTCGGTCTGCATCTCGGCCTCGCCAAGGCGTGGTGGGTCGGGGTGGTTCCGTTCCTCGCCGGCTCGCTGGTCAAGTCCGCGCTCGGCGCGGCCTTGCTGCCCGCGGTGCGCCGCATCGTCGACCGCCAACGCTGA
- a CDS encoding PGN_0703 family putative restriction endonuclease: MDTQPENTPSSRRSSLTFEVGERLRQTAFLDETLPARTCFQNSPYRVGPSEKAQLLAPMIRSTAAQYFSKYKISWHRHANHALSSQQCCLNFLMPLAERPDRLSQLIGRALDIRPPDMMPVEDGPDGRPWYVGFEWNGGGHDYLNESKNGKPLQRGANSTSADAVVRFCTDQGPEFLLIEWKYTEKYGAPIPKSGNSERCRRYSGIAFNPKGPLKTNPDLNVTDFFYEPFYQLLRQQMMAHQMQLAQHDGARRVRVLHISPAGNHALHRVTSPPLRELGCGTDAFDLFRSLLVQPNDFVNRTIEELFLPTLREAGADDPWASYLTRRYSFLSDVASNAS; this comes from the coding sequence ATGGATACTCAGCCTGAGAACACCCCAAGCAGCCGCCGCTCGTCATTGACATTCGAAGTCGGCGAACGCCTGCGCCAGACCGCCTTTCTGGATGAAACGCTCCCGGCGCGCACCTGCTTTCAGAACTCACCCTATCGGGTGGGCCCGAGCGAGAAGGCGCAGCTCCTGGCACCGATGATCAGGAGCACTGCCGCGCAATACTTCTCCAAGTACAAAATTAGTTGGCACCGCCATGCCAACCACGCACTGTCGTCTCAGCAATGCTGCCTCAACTTCCTGATGCCGCTGGCCGAACGGCCGGACCGCCTCTCACAATTGATCGGCCGCGCTCTCGACATCCGGCCGCCGGATATGATGCCGGTCGAAGATGGTCCTGACGGACGGCCATGGTACGTCGGCTTCGAATGGAACGGCGGCGGGCATGACTATCTGAACGAGAGCAAGAACGGAAAGCCGCTGCAGCGCGGCGCTAATTCGACCAGCGCCGATGCGGTCGTCCGGTTCTGCACGGATCAGGGCCCCGAGTTTCTGCTGATCGAGTGGAAATACACCGAGAAGTATGGAGCCCCGATCCCGAAGAGCGGCAATTCCGAACGATGCCGTCGCTATTCAGGGATTGCCTTCAATCCAAAGGGGCCGCTTAAGACCAATCCAGATCTCAATGTGACGGATTTTTTCTACGAGCCTTTCTATCAACTGCTCCGTCAGCAGATGATGGCGCACCAGATGCAACTGGCGCAGCACGATGGTGCACGCCGCGTTCGGGTGCTGCATATCTCACCCGCGGGAAATCATGCGCTGCACCGCGTCACCTCGCCGCCCCTGCGAGAGCTCGGCTGCGGTACCGATGCGTTCGATTTATTCCGCTCACTCCTTGTGCAGCCGAACGATTTCGTCAATCGCACCATTGAGGAGCTGTTTCTGCCGACTCTCCGCGAAGCCGGGGCAGACGATCCATGGGCCTCTTATTTGACCCGGCGCTATAGCTTCCTGTCCGACGTCGCTTCCAACGCCTCGTAG
- a CDS encoding TetR/AcrR family transcriptional regulator C-terminal domain-containing protein, whose translation MTSTADAKSNTKIRAVSGPRGLAKHEIVETAVSLMEELGEAAFSVRKLGDRVGCDPMAILYHFKNKDGMYRAMADALVAKLSPVGNDLTWQDRLRTHARDHRALALRYPNTFPLLQRFLNTGVADFPHIEMVHRALADAGVCDADASAVCLAWYAGVIGLCTAEISGLVRPARESEVAEMEELPSAEFPVLRKLARSYLAVETETVFEIANELFIEGLCSRSDRRSD comes from the coding sequence ATGACGTCGACTGCAGATGCGAAGTCGAACACCAAGATCCGCGCGGTTTCCGGCCCGCGCGGTCTTGCGAAGCATGAGATCGTCGAAACGGCCGTGAGCCTGATGGAAGAGCTGGGAGAGGCGGCCTTCAGCGTGCGCAAACTCGGCGACAGAGTCGGCTGCGATCCGATGGCGATCCTCTATCACTTCAAGAACAAGGACGGCATGTATCGCGCGATGGCCGATGCGCTGGTGGCGAAGCTGTCGCCGGTCGGCAACGATCTGACTTGGCAGGATCGGCTCCGCACCCACGCGCGCGATCATCGCGCGCTGGCGCTCCGATATCCCAACACGTTTCCGCTGCTGCAGAGATTTCTCAACACCGGCGTTGCGGACTTCCCCCATATCGAAATGGTTCACCGCGCGCTGGCCGATGCAGGTGTGTGCGATGCGGACGCATCTGCCGTTTGCCTCGCCTGGTACGCCGGCGTGATCGGTCTGTGCACGGCGGAGATCAGCGGGCTGGTCAGGCCAGCTCGCGAGTCCGAAGTCGCCGAAATGGAGGAGTTGCCGTCTGCCGAGTTTCCGGTGCTGAGGAAGCTGGCTCGCTCGTATCTGGCCGTCGAAACGGAAACCGTCTTCGAAATCGCCAACGAGCTGTTTATCGAAGGACTATGCAGCCGCTCGGACCGCAGGTCGGACTGA
- a CDS encoding DsbA family protein, producing MLSFRPLATALLALAIVGAPAVASAQKFSDEQRSQIETIIKEYLVSHPEVLEEASEELGKRQAAAQAEKHQQAIKDNADIIYNSPRGVTVGNKNGDVTMVEFFDYNCGYCKRAMTDMMELMKDDPNLKVVLKEFPVLGPPSVEAAQVAIAVRMQDPTGKKYLDFHQKLLGGRGQADKARALAAAKDAGLDPAKIEKDMNSPEVRATIEESFKLAESMGMNGTPSYVIGKQVVVGAVGLDTLRQKINTARCGKDKC from the coding sequence ATGCTGTCGTTCCGCCCGCTCGCCACAGCCCTGCTCGCGCTCGCCATCGTTGGCGCGCCGGCCGTCGCCTCGGCGCAGAAGTTCTCCGACGAGCAGCGGAGCCAGATCGAAACGATCATCAAGGAATATCTGGTGTCGCATCCCGAGGTGCTCGAAGAAGCCTCGGAAGAGCTCGGCAAGCGCCAGGCGGCGGCGCAGGCCGAAAAGCATCAGCAGGCGATCAAGGACAACGCCGACATCATCTACAATTCGCCGCGCGGCGTGACGGTCGGCAACAAGAACGGCGACGTCACCATGGTCGAGTTCTTCGACTACAATTGCGGTTACTGCAAACGCGCGATGACCGACATGATGGAGCTGATGAAGGACGATCCGAACCTGAAGGTCGTTCTGAAGGAATTCCCGGTGCTCGGCCCGCCCTCCGTCGAAGCCGCTCAGGTCGCAATCGCCGTGCGGATGCAGGACCCGACCGGCAAGAAGTATCTCGACTTCCACCAGAAGCTGCTCGGCGGCCGCGGGCAGGCCGACAAGGCGCGCGCGCTCGCAGCCGCGAAGGACGCCGGCCTCGACCCCGCCAAGATCGAAAAGGACATGAACAGCCCGGAAGTGCGCGCCACGATCGAAGAAAGCTTCAAGCTCGCGGAGTCGATGGGCATGAACGGCACGCCGAGCTATGTGATCGGCAAGCAGGTGGTGGTCGGCGCGGTCGGCCTCGACACGCTGCGCCAGAAAATCAACACCGCGCGCTGCGGCAAGGACAAGTGCTGA
- a CDS encoding pyridoxal phosphate-dependent aminotransferase → MLDATKTQRARGLLTASARSDVPPFMVMDVMAAADRIEAAGGHVIHMEVGQPWAPAPRAALAAAHAALDSSRIDYTSALGIPSLRARIAKHYRETYRSDVDPDRIVVTTGSSGAFILSFLALFEPGDRVAVTVPGYPPYRHILNALGCVPVPIETHSETRHALTGEALLAAHRKAPLKGVLVGSPANPTGTMMTREALTELIAVAESEGIRFISDEIYHGLDYAFPAVTAAELSPNAVVINSFSKYFCMTGWRVGWMVLPESLVRPVERLQQNLAISVPTLSQIAAEAAFDGRDEMEAVKRGYEENRAILIEGLPKAGLTEFLPADGAFYLYADVSAFTADSYDFTKRMLEEARVAATPGIDFDPVRGKSFVRFSYARSADDMREAVRRITAWLGR, encoded by the coding sequence ATGCTCGATGCGACCAAGACACAACGTGCGCGCGGATTGTTGACCGCGTCTGCCCGCAGCGACGTACCGCCGTTCATGGTGATGGACGTGATGGCCGCGGCCGACCGGATCGAAGCGGCGGGCGGTCACGTCATTCATATGGAAGTCGGACAGCCATGGGCGCCGGCGCCGCGTGCAGCGCTTGCCGCCGCGCATGCGGCGCTCGACAGCAGCCGGATCGACTACACGTCCGCACTCGGGATTCCGTCGCTGCGCGCACGGATCGCGAAGCATTATCGCGAAACCTATCGCAGCGACGTCGATCCGGACCGCATCGTGGTCACCACCGGGTCGTCGGGCGCGTTCATCCTGTCGTTCCTGGCTCTGTTCGAACCGGGCGACCGCGTCGCAGTGACGGTGCCGGGCTATCCGCCGTATCGCCACATTCTGAATGCGCTCGGCTGCGTACCGGTGCCGATCGAAACCCACAGCGAGACGCGTCATGCGCTGACCGGCGAGGCGCTGCTTGCCGCGCACCGCAAGGCACCGCTGAAGGGTGTGCTGGTCGGCAGTCCCGCCAATCCAACCGGCACGATGATGACGCGCGAGGCGCTGACCGAACTGATCGCGGTCGCCGAAAGCGAAGGCATCCGCTTCATCTCCGACGAGATCTATCACGGCCTCGACTATGCATTCCCCGCGGTGACCGCTGCGGAGCTGTCACCGAACGCGGTGGTGATCAATTCGTTCTCGAAGTACTTCTGCATGACCGGCTGGCGCGTCGGCTGGATGGTGCTGCCGGAGAGCCTGGTGCGGCCGGTCGAGCGTCTGCAGCAGAATCTGGCGATCTCGGTGCCGACGCTGTCGCAGATCGCCGCCGAGGCGGCGTTCGACGGGCGCGACGAGATGGAAGCGGTCAAGCGCGGCTATGAAGAGAACCGCGCGATCCTGATCGAAGGGCTGCCGAAGGCGGGCTTGACCGAGTTCCTGCCGGCCGACGGCGCATTCTATCTGTACGCCGACGTCTCGGCCTTCACCGCCGACAGCTACGATTTCACCAAGCGGATGCTGGAAGAGGCGAGGGTGGCGGCGACCCCGGGGATCGATTTCGACCCGGTGCGCGGCAAGAGCTTCGTGCGGTTTTCCTACGCCCGCTCGGCGGACGACATGCGCGAGGCGGTACGCCGGATCACGGCTTGGCTTGGTCGATAA
- a CDS encoding dicarboxylate/amino acid:cation symporter translates to MSATTHIDAPALPKRGKSKPFYKVLYVQVLFAIVVGVLVGWLSPHFATNEWIKALGDGFVKLIKMVIAPIIFCTVVSGIAHIQDARKVGRVGIKALLYFEVVSSFALVLGLIVGNLFPVGHGLAAKPDAGAVAKYVDQASHMSAVDFVLHIIPDSVVGAFAKGDILQVLLFAVLFGFALMALGERGHRLRDVIDDAAHAVFGVIAIVMKAAPIGAFGAMAFTIGKYGPAALGNLIGLVALFYATSALFVVLVLGTIAKFVGFNIFRFIGYIKDELLIVLGTSSSESALPQLMEKLERLGCSKSVVGLVVPTGYSFNLDGTNIYMTLATLFIAQALGIELSFGDQVAILLVAMLTSKGASGVTGAGFVTLAGTLAAVNPALVPGMAIVFSIDKFMSEVRALTNITGNGVAAVFVSWWEGELDHDRLRANLSRNVDPSDVETAVTTG, encoded by the coding sequence ATGTCGGCAACGACCCATATCGATGCACCGGCACTGCCGAAGCGCGGCAAGTCGAAGCCCTTCTACAAGGTGCTTTACGTGCAGGTGCTGTTCGCGATCGTGGTCGGCGTGCTGGTCGGATGGCTGTCGCCGCATTTCGCCACCAACGAATGGATCAAGGCGCTCGGCGACGGCTTCGTCAAGCTGATCAAGATGGTGATCGCGCCGATCATCTTCTGCACCGTGGTGTCGGGCATCGCCCACATCCAGGACGCCCGCAAGGTCGGCCGCGTCGGCATCAAGGCGCTGCTGTATTTCGAAGTGGTGTCGTCGTTCGCGCTGGTCCTTGGCCTGATCGTCGGCAATCTGTTTCCGGTCGGTCACGGTCTCGCCGCCAAGCCGGACGCCGGTGCGGTGGCCAAGTACGTCGATCAGGCCAGCCACATGAGCGCCGTCGACTTCGTGCTGCACATCATCCCGGACAGCGTGGTCGGCGCCTTCGCCAAGGGCGACATCCTGCAGGTGCTATTGTTCGCGGTGCTGTTCGGCTTCGCGCTGATGGCGCTCGGCGAGCGCGGCCACCGGCTGCGCGACGTGATCGATGACGCCGCGCACGCGGTGTTCGGCGTCATCGCCATCGTGATGAAGGCGGCGCCGATCGGTGCGTTCGGTGCGATGGCGTTCACCATCGGCAAATACGGCCCGGCCGCGCTCGGCAATCTGATCGGCCTGGTGGCGCTGTTCTACGCCACCTCGGCGCTGTTCGTCGTTCTGGTGCTCGGCACCATCGCCAAGTTCGTTGGCTTCAACATCTTCAGGTTCATCGGCTACATTAAGGACGAGCTGCTGATCGTCCTCGGCACCTCGTCGTCGGAAAGCGCGCTGCCGCAGTTGATGGAGAAGCTGGAGCGGCTCGGCTGTTCGAAGTCGGTGGTGGGCCTCGTGGTTCCGACCGGCTACTCGTTCAACCTCGACGGCACCAACATCTACATGACGCTGGCGACGCTGTTCATCGCCCAGGCGCTCGGCATCGAATTGTCGTTCGGCGATCAGGTCGCGATCCTCTTGGTGGCGATGTTGACCTCGAAGGGCGCCAGCGGCGTCACCGGTGCCGGCTTCGTCACGCTCGCCGGCACGCTCGCGGCCGTGAACCCGGCGCTGGTGCCCGGTATGGCGATCGTGTTCTCGATCGACAAGTTCATGAGCGAGGTTCGCGCCCTCACCAACATCACCGGCAACGGCGTCGCCGCGGTGTTCGTGTCGTGGTGGGAAGGTGAACTCGACCACGACCGCCTGCGCGCCAACCTCAGCCGCAACGTCGACCCCTCCGACGTCGAGACCGCCGTCACCACCGGCTGA
- a CDS encoding BA14K family protein — protein MTNSTRPSGNKPRKFITRALASVALLTMYGLGMIATTSAAMTLASTPAHAQRGWGRGRGRGWDRGRGRGWGGPGAAVGIGIGAAIVGGAIAASQAEAARQQDYCARRFRSYNPATGTYIAKGGREVPCP, from the coding sequence ATGACCAACTCGACACGGCCCTCGGGCAACAAGCCCCGCAAGTTCATCACGCGTGCGCTGGCGAGCGTTGCGCTGCTGACGATGTACGGTTTGGGAATGATCGCCACCACCAGCGCGGCCATGACGCTGGCTTCGACGCCGGCGCATGCGCAGCGCGGCTGGGGCCGCGGGCGCGGACGTGGATGGGATCGCGGCCGTGGGCGCGGCTGGGGTGGCCCGGGCGCCGCGGTCGGTATCGGCATCGGCGCGGCGATCGTCGGCGGCGCGATTGCAGCCAGTCAGGCAGAAGCGGCACGGCAGCAGGATTACTGCGCACGACGCTTCCGATCGTACAATCCGGCGACCGGCACCTACATCGCCAAGGGCGGCCGCGAGGTGCCCTGCCCGTAG
- a CDS encoding peroxiredoxin, giving the protein MSLHIGDIAPDFTADTTKGKISFHDFIGNSWVFFFSHPADFTPVCTTEMGKTAKLAQPFASRNVKPIGLSTDTVDEHLKWIADVNDTQQTDLQFPIIADPELKVAKLYDMIHPNQSDTAAVRSVFIIDPNKKIRLTMTYPMNVGRNFDEILRVIDALQFADKHTVAAPADWRPGDKVIIPLSVKGEAATKAFPQGWEEPRPYLRLTTIK; this is encoded by the coding sequence ATGTCCCTTCATATCGGCGACATTGCCCCCGACTTCACCGCCGACACCACCAAGGGCAAGATTTCGTTCCACGACTTCATCGGCAACTCCTGGGTCTTCTTCTTCAGCCATCCCGCCGACTTCACCCCGGTCTGCACCACCGAGATGGGCAAGACCGCCAAGCTGGCGCAGCCGTTCGCATCTCGGAACGTCAAGCCGATCGGCCTGTCGACCGACACCGTGGATGAGCACCTGAAGTGGATCGCGGACGTCAACGATACCCAGCAGACCGACCTGCAATTCCCGATCATTGCCGATCCGGAGCTGAAGGTCGCCAAGCTCTACGACATGATCCATCCGAACCAGAGCGATACCGCCGCGGTGCGTTCGGTGTTCATCATCGATCCGAACAAGAAGATCCGCCTCACCATGACCTACCCGATGAATGTCGGGCGGAACTTCGACGAGATCCTGCGCGTAATCGATGCGCTGCAGTTCGCCGACAAGCACACCGTCGCGGCCCCGGCCGACTGGCGCCCGGGCGACAAGGTCATCATCCCGCTGTCGGTCAAAGGCGAAGCCGCCACCAAGGCGTTCCCGCAGGGCTGGGAAGAACCCCGCCCCTATCTGCGCCTGACCACCATCAAGTAA
- a CDS encoding M48 family metalloprotease produces MLKDIAVFAGRLCPSARKQASRLVAGLTALALAITPVPALAQAPTPKGPPLLRDTETEQLLRDYTRPILRVAGLEKQNIQVAIINDPTFNAFVADGHRIFVNYGALLQSETPNQLIGVLAHETGHLAGGHLSKLRTQLAQAQTQMIVAMLLGVGAMVAGASAGPNSGAANIGAAAITAPQEVIRRNLLSYQRQQEENADRAAVKFLNATQQSAKGMYETFQRFTNESLFAARGADPYAQSHPMPAERVSALAELARTSAYWDKKDDPALQMRHEMMRAKVSGFMERADTVYRRYPASNTSLPARYARAIASYLHGDPRSALAQIDGLIQAQPNNPYFYELRGQALLEGGKPAEAIAPLRKAVAMTNGAPLIQILLGQALVASNNKAYTDEAIQILRGALGREGEVPLGFSHLAMAYGQKGNYAEADLASAQAAYLRGDAKTARELAARAKTRFPVGSPGWVKADDIVAAKMPGQK; encoded by the coding sequence ATGCTGAAGGACATTGCAGTTTTCGCCGGACGGCTATGCCCGTCCGCACGCAAGCAGGCGTCGCGGCTGGTCGCGGGGCTCACCGCGCTCGCGCTGGCGATCACGCCGGTTCCCGCGCTGGCGCAGGCCCCCACGCCGAAGGGGCCGCCGCTGCTGCGCGACACCGAGACCGAGCAGTTGCTGCGCGACTACACCCGGCCGATCCTGCGCGTCGCCGGACTCGAGAAGCAGAACATCCAAGTCGCGATCATCAACGATCCGACCTTCAACGCCTTCGTCGCCGACGGCCATCGCATCTTCGTCAACTACGGCGCGCTGCTGCAGTCGGAAACGCCGAATCAACTGATCGGCGTGCTGGCGCACGAAACCGGCCACCTCGCCGGCGGCCATCTCTCCAAGCTGCGCACCCAGCTCGCGCAGGCACAGACGCAGATGATCGTCGCGATGCTGCTCGGCGTCGGCGCGATGGTGGCGGGCGCCAGCGCCGGCCCGAACAGCGGCGCAGCCAATATCGGCGCGGCGGCGATCACCGCGCCGCAGGAAGTGATCCGGCGCAATCTGCTGTCGTATCAACGCCAGCAGGAAGAGAATGCCGACCGTGCCGCGGTGAAGTTTCTCAATGCCACGCAGCAATCTGCGAAGGGCATGTACGAGACCTTCCAGCGCTTCACCAATGAGAGCCTGTTCGCGGCGCGCGGCGCCGATCCCTATGCGCAATCGCATCCGATGCCGGCCGAACGCGTCTCCGCGCTCGCCGAGCTGGCGCGGACCAGCGCGTATTGGGACAAGAAGGATGATCCGGCGCTGCAGATGCGCCACGAGATGATGCGCGCCAAGGTGTCGGGCTTCATGGAACGGGCCGATACGGTGTACCGACGCTATCCGGCGTCGAACACCAGCCTTCCGGCGCGCTACGCGCGCGCGATCGCCAGCTATCTGCACGGCGATCCGCGGTCTGCGCTGGCACAGATCGACGGCTTGATTCAGGCTCAGCCCAACAATCCCTACTTCTACGAGCTACGCGGCCAGGCACTGCTCGAAGGCGGCAAGCCGGCCGAAGCGATCGCACCGCTGCGCAAAGCGGTGGCGATGACCAATGGCGCGCCGCTGATCCAAATCCTGCTCGGCCAGGCGCTGGTTGCCAGCAACAACAAGGCCTACACCGACGAAGCCATCCAGATCCTGCGCGGCGCGCTCGGCCGCGAGGGCGAAGTGCCGCTCGGCTTCAGCCATCTGGCAATGGCTTACGGGCAGAAGGGCAACTACGCCGAGGCCGATCTCGCCTCGGCACAAGCGGCTTACTTGCGAGGCGATGCCAAGACCGCCCGCGAGCTGGCGGCCCGCGCCAAGACCCGCTTCCCGGTCGGCTCGCCCGGCTGGGTCAAGGCCGACGACATCGTCGCGGCCAAGATGCCGGGCCAGAAATAG